From Staphylothermus hellenicus DSM 12710, a single genomic window includes:
- a CDS encoding ribbon-helix-helix domain-containing protein has protein sequence MAGAIAKMRLITVKMPEIYVEGLDELVKIGRYSSRSEVIRVAIRDLLKKELWIRESEF, from the coding sequence ATGGCTGGCGCAATAGCTAAAATGAGGTTAATAACTGTTAAAATGCCCGAAATTTATGTTGAAGGATTAGATGAACTAGTTAAGATAGGTAGATATAGTAGTAGAAGCGAAGTAATACGTGTAGCCATAAGGGATCTTCTAAAGAAGGAGCTATGGATTAGGGAATCTGAATTCTAG
- a CDS encoding DNA-binding protein, protein MIEDAPMYLMSIKPKYAYRIFTNIKKFELRKWFGIKPEKGSIIVVYASGSVRAIIGEFKVGRIISGKPSHVWDKLSMIEETGVSEEDYRYIKGSKIAMALEVVDPKLYIKPITLDEIRSIIPGFMPPFSFRKLYVDEPLYELIIRKAREYLYVKTA, encoded by the coding sequence ATGATCGAGGATGCACCAATGTATTTGATGAGTATTAAACCCAAATATGCCTATAGAATATTTACGAATATAAAGAAGTTCGAGCTTAGAAAATGGTTTGGTATAAAGCCGGAGAAGGGATCGATTATAGTAGTGTATGCAAGCGGCTCGGTTAGAGCTATTATAGGCGAGTTCAAAGTAGGCCGTATTATTTCGGGTAAACCATCCCATGTATGGGATAAATTATCCATGATCGAAGAAACAGGTGTGAGCGAGGAAGATTACCGGTATATTAAAGGTTCAAAAATAGCAATGGCATTAGAAGTTGTCGATCCAAAACTCTACATTAAGCCTATAACGCTGGATGAGATAAGATCTATTATACCAGGATTTATGCCGCCATTCAGTTTTAGAAAACTCTATGTGGATGAACCACTATATGAGTTGATTATTAGAAAAGCACGTGAATACTTATATGTGAAGACTGCATAG
- a CDS encoding tRNA (adenine-N1)-methyltransferase — protein MSANHSLDYGDLAFIYIDSKRKYLVKLGKGKILGTDKGFIKHEDIVGKKYGDIIYTSRNVKAYILKPLLIDLLQGLKRVTQIIYPKDSSLMIYLSSITPGSLVLEAGVGSGFLTASLANFVGDSGRIIGFDIREDHLLKASENLEKLGFDKRVELVLGDIREESIVVDNIFDAVFYDLPDPWNALNTAYKALKPSAPILIYVPTVNQIEKTVLSMRKHGGFIDIHVYEVLLREYSVEKNATRPYTLMIGHTGYIVFGRKISA, from the coding sequence ATGAGCGCTAATCATAGTTTGGATTATGGAGACCTAGCCTTTATATATATCGATTCTAAACGAAAATACCTTGTAAAACTGGGAAAAGGCAAAATTCTAGGTACTGATAAAGGCTTCATAAAACACGAAGACATCGTTGGCAAAAAATATGGAGACATTATTTATACTAGTCGTAATGTTAAGGCTTATATTTTAAAGCCTCTACTTATAGACTTACTGCAGGGATTGAAGAGAGTTACACAGATAATATATCCTAAAGACTCTTCATTAATGATATATCTTTCAAGTATCACTCCTGGTTCACTAGTTCTAGAAGCTGGTGTTGGTTCAGGGTTCTTAACAGCTTCACTAGCTAATTTCGTAGGTGATTCGGGAAGAATTATAGGATTCGATATACGAGAGGATCATTTATTAAAGGCAAGTGAGAATCTCGAGAAACTAGGTTTTGATAAAAGAGTTGAACTTGTTCTAGGCGATATTAGGGAGGAATCCATAGTTGTTGATAATATATTTGATGCTGTTTTTTATGACCTACCTGATCCCTGGAATGCTCTAAATACTGCATATAAAGCATTAAAGCCTTCCGCGCCCATACTCATATATGTTCCTACGGTGAATCAAATCGAGAAAACAGTTTTATCGATGAGGAAACATGGGGGATTCATAGATATACATGTCTATGAAGTATTGTTGAGAGAGTACAGTGTCGAAAAGAACGCTACGCGTCCTTATACTTTGATGATAGGGCATACAGGCTATATTGTTTTTGGCAGGAAAATCAGTGCTTAG
- a CDS encoding protein-lysine N-methyltransferase, translating into MPYHVPYVPTPLHVARMMLKIAGAGPSDIVYDLGCGDGRILIIAVKEFNVKKAVGIDKDPERIREARKNAEKNGVSDRIVLINDDIFNVDISKATIVTMFLLTIVNEALRPKLEKELMDGARIVSHEFRIPGWKPSKVIDVRDNTGLTHTVYLYVKGKHK; encoded by the coding sequence ATGCCTTATCACGTACCATATGTTCCTACTCCATTGCATGTTGCTAGAATGATGTTAAAAATAGCAGGTGCCGGGCCCAGCGATATCGTGTATGACCTTGGTTGTGGCGATGGAAGAATATTGATAATAGCTGTAAAAGAATTCAACGTTAAAAAAGCCGTGGGAATTGATAAGGACCCTGAAAGAATAAGGGAAGCGAGAAAAAATGCTGAGAAAAACGGGGTATCAGACAGGATAGTTCTCATTAATGATGATATCTTCAATGTTGACATAAGTAAAGCTACTATTGTAACAATGTTTCTTCTAACCATAGTAAATGAGGCTTTAAGACCTAAACTAGAAAAAGAATTAATGGACGGAGCACGAATTGTTAGCCATGAATTCAGAATACCTGGGTGGAAGCCCTCTAAGGTCATAGATGTTAGAGATAATACTGGTTTAACCCATACTGTTTATCTCTATGTTAAAGGTAAACACAAATAA